The genome window CACCAGGTCCTTGTACTCGGGGTCGATGAGGTCCGAGGGCCGGTCCCCCTCGTCCGTGGTGGCCTCCAGGCTGGCCCCGAGGGAGATGAGGTACCTGCGGGAGACGGGCTAAGCCGCGAGCCCGCAGCTGCCGGCAGCGCCCCCGCTCCCCCGGGCCCCCCGCCGGGACCCCCAGGGCAGGCCCACAGGTCCCGGGCGCCCTCCCGGGCACACGGGGGGTCCCAGACCGGGCTCCTCACCTGGCGATGCTGGCGTAGCCGTCGCTGCAGGCCATGTGCAGGGGCGTCCACCCCTGCTCGTCCTTCTGGTGGATGTCGGCGCCGTACCTAACCAGGAGCTTGACACAGTCCAGGTTTCCTGTCAGCACGGCTTCGTGGAGGGCTGCCATGCCTGCGGGGGGTGTtagccctgtgctggggggatCCCCGAGCGCTGAGCTCACAAATCTAGGTtgcctgcagcccaggaaggaGGGGTGCCAGCAAACCCACGTTATCAGGGAGATGAGTTTGGGGGATGAAAGGGACTGAAGAAGCAAGAGGAGCTGCCACAGGTTTCAGTTCCCCTTCTACAGCACAAATACTCCCTGTAAGATGTTGTAGCACCCAcccaggaggagctgccctctcctgcagagctcctgaCAAGTGGCTGGACCTGAGTCCAGGCCAGGACTGACATGGGGACACCAGGAGAGCTTCTTTGGGCCCCTGCTCTGTCCGAGTTTTGGGAGCTCCTCTCGGAGCAAGTAATGAGGCAGTCAGGATAGACCCAAGGAAGCCTGGGGTCATCTGAGCCCCTGGATCCATGGCCAAGTTGACAGCAGAAGCTggagatgatctttcgaggtccctcccaacccctaagattctgtgtgacTCTGTGTTATAAGAAAGGGACAACCCTGGGCCTTGCAGGAGCCAGTACAGACCAAGGCTTCCATCAACTGTTGCTAAGTGCAGTTGGGTGCAAACACAACACACCTTCCTCACAGACATAAACACACAGGTCCACAGCTCCAGTGTGAGAGAAGAGTGTTTGTGAAAAACAGGCAGAGCCCCGGACCGGGCAGGAGCCCCACTGTCCATCCAGAACTCcacagagcagcctgtgcccaCAGCTCCTTTTCTGGGTCCCACCTCTCTGCAGGTGCAGGTCACCCTTTGAGGGGATCCAGGGGGTGAGCGTCCCCCTTCTGCTGCGCAGGgaggggaggtgctggggcacCAGCATGGGCGTCTCTCGGGCCCTGCTGGGGACACTGCTCCTCGCCACCGAGGACACACAGTTCCAGCCTGTCTCCCTGCTGACAGTGGCCACTGTCCCAGCTCTGGCCGCAGGGCTCTTGtcttcctgcagcccagccaaGCTGTGCTGGTCCCGGCAGCACTCACCAGAGGGGTAGATGGTGTCCAGGGTCACCTTCCTGGCACGGATGAACCTGCCCACCTGCTCCAGGTCCCCCTCCCTGATGTGGTCCTGGAAGACAACGTCGTTGGGGAAGTGCACGGCGCGCGAGGCTCTCAGTCTCTGGGCGTACCGGCTGCACTGGGGCACGGGGACCGGGCAGTCATCCCTCATGCTGACTGCAGCCTTCAGACacggaggaggaagagaagaagtgGAGttgtggggctgcaggagcagccagagtTGCTCagtgcctggccctgctgctcgCTGGCCTTGAGG of Apus apus isolate bApuApu2 chromosome 17, bApuApu2.pri.cur, whole genome shotgun sequence contains these proteins:
- the PPP1R27 gene encoding protein phosphatase 1 regulatory subunit 27 — translated: MRDDCPVPVPQCSRYAQRLRASRAVHFPNDVVFQDHIREGDLEQVGRFIRARKVTLDTIYPSGMAALHEAVLTGNLDCVKLLVRYGADIHQKDEQGWTPLHMACSDGYASIARYLISLGASLEATTDEGDRPSDLIDPEYKDLVELFEASSTG